In one window of Helianthus annuus cultivar XRQ/B chromosome 17, HanXRQr2.0-SUNRISE, whole genome shotgun sequence DNA:
- the LOC118488857 gene encoding protein FAR1-RELATED SEQUENCE 5-like, whose amino-acid sequence MHVDCSRSSEAPVRSPDVVVSNNFMNNAFNDDQVMDIEEGSQDSQMQPMTVVVSGSSHGPSMFAESSRGQLDGPSNPYFVFDTPQGTRYWIPNVADKFIPVCGKSYPTFQDVLSMYELYAFEAGFSVKKGQTKVWNGIPTHKYLRCSKYGKPQPKRTFDTLDESSVKHRRTTFTWCDCKASILVSISNDSYTVLSFNDIHNHELVESYNRDLSKISRKLSFSTKQFIYNMSLNRIGPMRAYRCLVALKGRHHNVNGTPVDFKNFSHQLRIFIGERDAQVFLERLRESFDNLPNFFFDYTVSNGKLSSVFWADEISKLNYKAFGDVLAFDATYSTNRYKMVFVPFTGVDHHFQCVTFGAGLISTESIESYVWLLKAFLKAHGTQPTLVLSDQDPSMLQAVPMVFTESRHRLCMWHIMKKLPSKISADVLDNTDLRCHTPKIPLAEYYHLEA is encoded by the exons ATGCATGTTGATTGTTCTCGGTCATCTGAAGCCCCTGTTAGATCCCCTGATGTTGTGGTATCCAACAATTTCATGAACAACGCGTTTAATGATGACCAGGTTATGGATATTGAAGAAG GATCCCAAGATTCCCAGATGCAGCCCATGACTGTTGTTGTTTCTGGATCATCTCATGGTCCTTCTATGTTTGCTGAATCATCACGCGGCCAGTTAGACG GGCCTTCGAATCCATACTTTGTTTTTGATACCCCTCAGGGAACCCGTTACTGGATTCCTAACGTCGCTGATAAGTTCATACCAGTGTGTGGGAAATCTTATCCAACCTTTCAGGATGTTCTTTCCATGTATGAACTTTATGCGTTTGAAGCAGGTTTTTCTGTAAAAAAAGGGCAAACTAAAGTCTGGAATGGAATTCCCACACACAAGTATCTCCGATGCTCAAAATATGGAAAACCACAACCAAAGAGGACTTTTGACACCCTAGATGAATCTTCTGTTAAGCACCGGAGGACCACCTTCACATGGTGTGACTGTAAGGCAAGCATACTAGTCTCGATCTCGAACGATTCATACACAGTTCTGAGTTTCAATGATATTCATAATCATGAACTTGTTGAGAGTTACAACCGTGATCTTAGCAAGATATCACGGAAACTGTCATTCTCCACGAAACAATTCATTTACAACATGAGTCTAAACCGCATCGGACCAATGAGAGCTTATAGATGTCTTGTAGCTTTAAAAGGAAGGCATCACAATGTCAATGGGACGCCGGTCGATTTTAAAAACTTTAGCCACCAGTTGCGAATTTTTATTGGTGAACGCGACGCACAAGTTTTCCTTGAACGCTTGCGTGAGAGTTTTGACAACCTACCCAACTTCTTTTTTGATTACACTGTATCAAATGGAAAGTTGTCCTCTGTATTCTGGGCTGATGAGATCTCAAAGCTAAACTACAAAGCTTTTGGCGATGTCCTAGCGTTTGACGCAACTTACAGCACAAACAG GTACAAGATGGTTTTTGTGCCATTCACGGGTGTGGATCATCATTTCCAATGTGTTACATTTGGAGCGGGTTTGATATCAACCGAGTCCATTGAATCTTATGTGTGGTTGCTTAAGGCTTTCTTGAAGGCACACGGTACTCAACCAACTCTCGTACTGAGTGATCAAGACCCATCCATGCTACAAGCTGTTCCTATGGTCTTTACCGAATCACGACACCGTCTATGCATGTGGCATATAATGAAAAAACTACCCTCCAAG ATCTCTGCCGACGTGCTCGATAACACTGATCttcggtgtcacacccccaaaatcccacttgCGGAGTACTaccacttggaggcgtga